Below is a genomic region from Atribacteraceae bacterium.
ATCACCGATCCCTCCATCAGGGATTCGCTTCGCCGGCAGGGAGGATTTTGTCCTGACCATGTCCGGCTGATTTACCGGCTACGGCCATCCGTTCTGGGCATTGCCATTCTTTACGCCGACCTGACCAAGGCATATCTTGAAGATTCCCACCGGGGAAGAACAGCGTGCTCTCTCTGTATAACTCGCCAGGAAAAAGAGCAATCTCTCAAAGAAGGCGTAGTCCATTACTGGAAAGACCTCCAACCCCTATGGGGATCGCGCACCTTTTTGTGCCTAAGACATTTACATGCCGAAGATTGGCCGAAGAACATCCGCCAGGATCTGGAATCGCTGACCC
It encodes:
- a CDS encoding DUF6062 family protein, with the translated sequence MNRKTDARWHDLQENISRSGCFLCRMERGFEERYLNTLFYENITDPSIRDSLRRQGGFCPDHVRLIYRLRPSVLGIAILYADLTKAYLEDSHRGRTACSLCITRQEKEQSLKEGVVHYWKDLQPLWGSRTFLCLRHLHAEDWPKNIRQDLESLT